In Sulfuricurvum sp., the following proteins share a genomic window:
- a CDS encoding XdhC/CoxI family protein has translation MFAHKDFIHFIQQAKSERKDIVCINVLDTEGSVYRKSGATMLVNSDGKFIGVVSGGCFEEDIVHCAKDILSKHEGKYVVHDLRMKDDTLDSWGKGVGCNGLIKLWMEPFYYQDNYGAIGIALDFALSGIKKTLIRSTEIHGFYGFSSEEKQEDIVFDEESNPQLIYQKIHSPYRLLILGAGPGSEPLLSIANTLGWQTAICDTRASNLAHVHSADETHLLDNCEDVAEVLERHFDAAVVMSHNFSSDAVYLSALLDSEVSYIGMMGPQKRTKSIISSFSQFSETVFMDPRLHNPIGLDLGGESPESIALSICAEIEANRNRATPMSLREKKKVAIHAN, from the coding sequence ATGTTCGCTCATAAAGATTTTATCCATTTTATACAACAAGCGAAAAGCGAAAGAAAAGATATCGTCTGTATCAACGTTTTGGATACGGAAGGTTCCGTTTATCGTAAAAGCGGTGCGACGATGCTGGTGAATTCCGACGGAAAATTCATCGGTGTTGTCAGCGGAGGATGTTTTGAAGAAGATATTGTCCATTGTGCCAAAGATATCCTCTCTAAACATGAAGGAAAATATGTCGTCCATGATTTGCGGATGAAAGATGACACCCTGGACAGTTGGGGCAAAGGGGTCGGATGCAACGGTCTTATCAAACTGTGGATGGAGCCGTTTTATTACCAGGATAACTACGGGGCAATCGGTATCGCACTTGATTTTGCATTATCCGGGATCAAAAAAACACTGATACGTTCAACAGAGATACATGGATTTTATGGATTTTCGTCAGAAGAAAAACAAGAAGATATCGTGTTCGATGAAGAATCGAACCCCCAACTCATTTATCAAAAGATTCATTCTCCCTATCGGTTATTGATCTTAGGAGCCGGACCGGGCAGTGAGCCGTTGCTCTCGATCGCCAATACACTCGGTTGGCAAACCGCCATCTGCGATACGCGAGCATCCAATCTTGCACATGTACACTCGGCCGATGAAACCCATTTGCTCGATAACTGCGAAGACGTTGCAGAAGTCTTAGAACGCCATTTCGACGCCGCTGTCGTTATGAGTCATAATTTTTCCAGTGATGCCGTCTATTTGAGCGCATTATTGGATTCAGAGGTCTCCTATATCGGTATGATGGGTCCTCAAAAAAGAACGAAAAGCATCATCAGCTCTTTCAGTCAATTCAGTGAGACTGTTTTCATGGATCCGAGACTGCATAACCCTATCGGATTGGATTTGGGAGGAGAGTCACCGGAATCGATCGCCTTGTCCATCTGCGCAGAAATAGAGGCAAATCGAAACCGAGCCACACCGATGTCGCTTCGGGAGAAAAAAAAGGTGGCGATTCATGCCAACTAG